In Nicotiana tabacum cultivar K326 chromosome 17, ASM71507v2, whole genome shotgun sequence, one DNA window encodes the following:
- the LOC107814336 gene encoding uncharacterized protein LOC107814336 isoform X2, translating into MALVQHLLTTSCRSIMNRTLHNYQANCLQCSTQATVDRFEKLSRKARICCGTRTMQPMNLRFTSQLKIHPLRTYANEPGSSSAFSILPLSKQGLASRQMPIIFSFRSFGGIGSRSYNTNGKMHFSPDARAVADKGIVGSKVSSDRNKTLFKNFKNHTERSKELAVHRRNAMPDKVAEKGTPNSKVSASKNVDLVITKDTPVKVDENDVNLEISGPSLGNNGKSTSTGKEKAKKQSRSKKNKNVASDAVDQPKVSRSPRAKKSSPAKDEQSPAVSEISLPVSSSTVGPAGNVSTKVDSALRKRTSPRKRKSTTKEGNSLGELNEASASPSDSKLAPEQSSNVSSKSKPQGKKNWPKLYPPTAKSVLVVESVTKARVIQGYLGDMFEVLPSYGHVRDLAARSGSVRPDDDFSMVWEVPSAAWTHLKSIKVALSGAQNLVLASDPDREGEAISWHIIEMLQQQDALRDDINVARVVFNEITESSIKASLQSPREIDANLVHAYLARRALDYLIGFNISPLLWRKLPGCQSAGRVQSAALSLICDREMEIDGFKPQEYWTVLVEFSKNRNLDLANSFLSSHLTHFDSKKLNQLSVSSQTEATEIEQKINASKFEVLSSKITKKQRNPPPPYITSTLQQDAANKLDFTSTYTMKLAQKLYEGIQLSDGKATGLITYIRTDGLHILDEATKDIQSYISERYGQNFASKNARKYFKKVKNAQEAHEAIRPTDIRKLPSTLAGVLDDDALRLYKLIWSRTMACQMEPATIEQIQIDIGKPDQSIIFRSASSKVQFPGYQAVYEDVETNSVRDNESGRDDRSEVFEALRNLTAGDQMYLGKVKLEQHHTQPPPRYSEGSLVKKLEELGIGRPSTYATTIKVLKDRNYVTAKGRTLYPEFRGRMVSAFLSHYFTEVTDYSFTADMETELDNVSAGLTEWKGLLRDYWTRFSKYCEHTGNVHIHQVEKMLEKTFGDFLFASLPDESRTCPSCLQGTLIFKVSRFGAGYFIGCDQHPKCKYIAKTLYGEEDEDITSEDTKRNVEPPKLLGVHPSSNEKVLLKNGPYGYYVQLGEDKKGYVPKRASLSQVKDITSVTLEDALELLRYPVTLGNHPEDDQPVILKLAKFGFTIRHRRTIASVPKNLNPKDITLEKALKLLLSKDVRRCGRPKRQPQVEEAVEAM; encoded by the exons ATGGCATTAGTTCAACACCTATTAACTACTAGCTGCCGCTCCATCATG AACAGGACATTGCATAATTATCAGGCAAATTGCTTACAATGTTCGACGCAAGCAACTGTTGACAGATTTGAGAAACTGTCTCGTAAAGCCAGGATATGTTGTGGGACCAGAACTATGCAACCAATGAATTTAAGATTCACGTCTCAACTGAAAATTCATCCTCTCAGAACCTATGCTAATGAGCCTGGATCTTCTTCTGCATTTAGTATCCTTCCGCTATCAAAGCAGGGATTAGCCAGTAGACAAATGCCCATTATCTTTagtttcaggtcatttggaggaATAGGTTCACGGTCTTACAACACAAATGGGAAAATGCATTTTTCCCCTGATGCAAGAGCAGTAGCAGATAAAGGCATTGTTGGATCAAAAGTTTCTAGTGACAGAAATAAAACATTATTTAAAAATTTCAAGAATCACACAGAGCGGTCAAAGGAATTGGCTGTTCATAGAAGAAATGCTATGCCGGACAAGGTGGCTGAGAAAGGCACTCCAAACTCTAAAGTATCAGCTAGTAAGAATGTTGATCTGGTCATTACAAAAGACACGCCGGTTAAAGTTGATGAGAACGATGTCAACCTGGAAATTTCAGGTCCATCTCTTGGTAATAATGGGAAGTCAACATCCACGGGTAAGGAGAAAGCAAAGAAGCAATCGAGAagcaaaaagaataaaaatgtTGCTTCTGATGCAGTAGATCAGCCAAAAGTTTCTAGGTCTCCCCGAGCAAAGAAGTCTAGTCCTGCTAAAGATGAGCAATCTCCAGCAGTATCAGAG ATTAGTTTGCCAGTTAGTTCTTCCACAGTAGGCCCCGCTGGTAATGTCTCAACGAAGGTTGACTCGGCCCTAAGGAAAAGAACCTCTCCCAGGAAAAGGAAATCCACCACCAAGGAGGGCAATTCTCTTGGAGAACTGAATGAGGCATCTGCATCGCCATCTGATAGTAAGTTAGCACCAGAGCAGAGTTCAAATGTGAGCAGCAAAAGTAAGCCCCAGGGAAAAAAAAATTGGCCAAAACTATATCCTCCCACAGCAAAGTCTGTATTGGTGGTGGAGTCTGTCACAAAGGCGAGAGTTATTCAAGGGTACCTTGGTGACATGTTTGAAGTCCTGCCGAGTTATGGTCATGTCAGGGACTTGGCTGCAAGGTCTGGATCTGTCCGACCAGATGATGACTTCAGCATGGTATGGGAGGTACCTTCTGCTGCCTGGACTCATCTCAAGAGCATAAAGGTTGCGTTAAGTGG AGCCCAGAATCTTGTTCTTGCATCAGATCCTGATCGTGAAGGAGAGGCTATTTCTTGGCACATCATAGAGATGTTACAGCAACAGGATGCCCTGCGTGATGACATTAATGTGGCAAGGGTTGTTTTCAATGAAATTACGGAATCGTCCATCAAAGCTTCCCTCCAGTCTCCTAGGGAGATTGATGCAAATCTAGTACATGCTTATCTTGCAAGGCGTGCTCTTGATTACCTGATTGGGTTCAACATTTCTCCACTGCTATGGAGGAAATTACCTGGTTGTCAGTCTGCTGGTCGTGTTCAGTCTGCTGCCCTATCACTTATATGTGACAGAGAAATGGAAATTGATGGATTCAAACCACAGGAATATTGGACAGTCCTGGTTGAATTTAGCAAGAACAGAAACCTAGATTTAGCCAATAGCTTTTTGTCGTCCCACTTGACTCATTTTGATTCCAAGAAATTAAACCAGCTTTCTGTTAGCTCTCAGACCGAAGCAACGGAAATTGAACAGAAGATAAATGCGtcaaagtttgaagttctaagcTCTAAGATAACCAAAAAGCAGAGAAACCCTCCTCCTCCTTATATAACATCAACACTTCAGCAAGATGCTGCTAACAAATTGGATTTTACATCAACATATACAATGAAACTTGCACAAAAGCTCTACGAGGGGATCCAGTTGTCTGATGGCAAGGCAACAGGATTGATTACTTACATCAGAACAGATGGGTTGCACATTTTAGATGAAGCTACCAAGGACATTCAATCCTATATCAGCGAAAGATATGGACAGAATTTTGCATCAAAGAATGCCCGTAAATACTTCAAGAAGGTAAAAAATGCTCAAGAGGCCCATGAAGCTATTAGACCCACTGATATCCGAAAGCTACCCTCAACGCTTGCTGGGGTGCTGGACGATGATGCACTTAGGCTATACAAACTTATATGGTCCCGTACCATGGCATGCCAGATGGAACCTGCTACAATCGAGCAGATACAAATTGATATTGGGAAACCTGACCAGTCCATAATCTTTCGTTCTGCAAGCTCAAAAGTACAGTTTCCTGGCTACCAAGCTGTCTACGAGGATGTGGAAACTAACTCAGTGAGAGATAATGAAAGTGGGAGGGATGATCGCTCTGAAGTATTTGAGGCTCTTAGGAATTTAACTGCTGGGGATCAAATGTATTTGGGTAAAGTAAAACTTGAGCAACACCACACTCAGCCTCCACCACGATACTCGGAGGGGTCTTTGGTTAAAAAGCTGGAGGAGCTTGGCATTGGAAGACCTTCCACTTATGCAACCACAATAAAAGTGTTAAAGGATAGGAATTATGTCACTGCCAAAGGCAGAACACTCTATCCTGAATTTCGTGGGCGTATGGTATCAGCATttctctctcattactttactgaAGTCACAGATTATAGCTTCACTGCCGACATGGAGACAGAACTTGATAATGTCTCTGCTGGTTTGACTGAATGGAAAGGCCTTTTGAGAGATTACTGGACTAGATTTAGCAAGTATTGTGAACATACTGGTAATGTGCACATTCATCAGGTGGAGAAGATGTTGGAGAAAACGTTTGGTGATTTTCTGTTTGCATCTCTTCCTGATGAAAGTAGGACATGCCCAAGCTGTCTTCAGGGAACTTTAATCTTCAAAGTGAGCAGGTTTGGTGCAGGCTATTTTATAGGTTGTGACCAACACCCAAAATGCAA GTATATTGCCAAGACATTATACGGTGAAGAGGATGAAGACATCACCTCGGAAGACACTAAAAGAAATGTAGAGCCGCCAAAGTTGCTGGGTGTCCATCCATCTTCAAATGAGAAG GTTCTTCTGAAGAATGGACCATATGGATACTATGTTCAGCTTGGAGAAGACAAGAAAGGATACGTTCCCAAGAGGGCTTCTCTTTCACAG GTGAAGGATATCACTTCTGTTACCTTGGAAGATGCCCTGGAGTTGCTGCGTTACCCTGTAACATTG GGAAACCATCCAGAAGATGACCAGCCTGTCATTTTAAAGCTTGCAAAGTTTGGATTTACAATCAGACATAGGCGAACAATTGCTTCAGTACCCAAG
- the LOC107814336 gene encoding uncharacterized protein LOC107814336 isoform X1: protein MALVQHLLTTSCRSIMLQNRTLHNYQANCLQCSTQATVDRFEKLSRKARICCGTRTMQPMNLRFTSQLKIHPLRTYANEPGSSSAFSILPLSKQGLASRQMPIIFSFRSFGGIGSRSYNTNGKMHFSPDARAVADKGIVGSKVSSDRNKTLFKNFKNHTERSKELAVHRRNAMPDKVAEKGTPNSKVSASKNVDLVITKDTPVKVDENDVNLEISGPSLGNNGKSTSTGKEKAKKQSRSKKNKNVASDAVDQPKVSRSPRAKKSSPAKDEQSPAVSEISLPVSSSTVGPAGNVSTKVDSALRKRTSPRKRKSTTKEGNSLGELNEASASPSDSKLAPEQSSNVSSKSKPQGKKNWPKLYPPTAKSVLVVESVTKARVIQGYLGDMFEVLPSYGHVRDLAARSGSVRPDDDFSMVWEVPSAAWTHLKSIKVALSGAQNLVLASDPDREGEAISWHIIEMLQQQDALRDDINVARVVFNEITESSIKASLQSPREIDANLVHAYLARRALDYLIGFNISPLLWRKLPGCQSAGRVQSAALSLICDREMEIDGFKPQEYWTVLVEFSKNRNLDLANSFLSSHLTHFDSKKLNQLSVSSQTEATEIEQKINASKFEVLSSKITKKQRNPPPPYITSTLQQDAANKLDFTSTYTMKLAQKLYEGIQLSDGKATGLITYIRTDGLHILDEATKDIQSYISERYGQNFASKNARKYFKKVKNAQEAHEAIRPTDIRKLPSTLAGVLDDDALRLYKLIWSRTMACQMEPATIEQIQIDIGKPDQSIIFRSASSKVQFPGYQAVYEDVETNSVRDNESGRDDRSEVFEALRNLTAGDQMYLGKVKLEQHHTQPPPRYSEGSLVKKLEELGIGRPSTYATTIKVLKDRNYVTAKGRTLYPEFRGRMVSAFLSHYFTEVTDYSFTADMETELDNVSAGLTEWKGLLRDYWTRFSKYCEHTGNVHIHQVEKMLEKTFGDFLFASLPDESRTCPSCLQGTLIFKVSRFGAGYFIGCDQHPKCKYIAKTLYGEEDEDITSEDTKRNVEPPKLLGVHPSSNEKVLLKNGPYGYYVQLGEDKKGYVPKRASLSQVKDITSVTLEDALELLRYPVTLGNHPEDDQPVILKLAKFGFTIRHRRTIASVPKNLNPKDITLEKALKLLLSKDVRRCGRPKRQPQVEEAVEAM, encoded by the exons ATGGCATTAGTTCAACACCTATTAACTACTAGCTGCCGCTCCATCATG ttGCAGAACAGGACATTGCATAATTATCAGGCAAATTGCTTACAATGTTCGACGCAAGCAACTGTTGACAGATTTGAGAAACTGTCTCGTAAAGCCAGGATATGTTGTGGGACCAGAACTATGCAACCAATGAATTTAAGATTCACGTCTCAACTGAAAATTCATCCTCTCAGAACCTATGCTAATGAGCCTGGATCTTCTTCTGCATTTAGTATCCTTCCGCTATCAAAGCAGGGATTAGCCAGTAGACAAATGCCCATTATCTTTagtttcaggtcatttggaggaATAGGTTCACGGTCTTACAACACAAATGGGAAAATGCATTTTTCCCCTGATGCAAGAGCAGTAGCAGATAAAGGCATTGTTGGATCAAAAGTTTCTAGTGACAGAAATAAAACATTATTTAAAAATTTCAAGAATCACACAGAGCGGTCAAAGGAATTGGCTGTTCATAGAAGAAATGCTATGCCGGACAAGGTGGCTGAGAAAGGCACTCCAAACTCTAAAGTATCAGCTAGTAAGAATGTTGATCTGGTCATTACAAAAGACACGCCGGTTAAAGTTGATGAGAACGATGTCAACCTGGAAATTTCAGGTCCATCTCTTGGTAATAATGGGAAGTCAACATCCACGGGTAAGGAGAAAGCAAAGAAGCAATCGAGAagcaaaaagaataaaaatgtTGCTTCTGATGCAGTAGATCAGCCAAAAGTTTCTAGGTCTCCCCGAGCAAAGAAGTCTAGTCCTGCTAAAGATGAGCAATCTCCAGCAGTATCAGAG ATTAGTTTGCCAGTTAGTTCTTCCACAGTAGGCCCCGCTGGTAATGTCTCAACGAAGGTTGACTCGGCCCTAAGGAAAAGAACCTCTCCCAGGAAAAGGAAATCCACCACCAAGGAGGGCAATTCTCTTGGAGAACTGAATGAGGCATCTGCATCGCCATCTGATAGTAAGTTAGCACCAGAGCAGAGTTCAAATGTGAGCAGCAAAAGTAAGCCCCAGGGAAAAAAAAATTGGCCAAAACTATATCCTCCCACAGCAAAGTCTGTATTGGTGGTGGAGTCTGTCACAAAGGCGAGAGTTATTCAAGGGTACCTTGGTGACATGTTTGAAGTCCTGCCGAGTTATGGTCATGTCAGGGACTTGGCTGCAAGGTCTGGATCTGTCCGACCAGATGATGACTTCAGCATGGTATGGGAGGTACCTTCTGCTGCCTGGACTCATCTCAAGAGCATAAAGGTTGCGTTAAGTGG AGCCCAGAATCTTGTTCTTGCATCAGATCCTGATCGTGAAGGAGAGGCTATTTCTTGGCACATCATAGAGATGTTACAGCAACAGGATGCCCTGCGTGATGACATTAATGTGGCAAGGGTTGTTTTCAATGAAATTACGGAATCGTCCATCAAAGCTTCCCTCCAGTCTCCTAGGGAGATTGATGCAAATCTAGTACATGCTTATCTTGCAAGGCGTGCTCTTGATTACCTGATTGGGTTCAACATTTCTCCACTGCTATGGAGGAAATTACCTGGTTGTCAGTCTGCTGGTCGTGTTCAGTCTGCTGCCCTATCACTTATATGTGACAGAGAAATGGAAATTGATGGATTCAAACCACAGGAATATTGGACAGTCCTGGTTGAATTTAGCAAGAACAGAAACCTAGATTTAGCCAATAGCTTTTTGTCGTCCCACTTGACTCATTTTGATTCCAAGAAATTAAACCAGCTTTCTGTTAGCTCTCAGACCGAAGCAACGGAAATTGAACAGAAGATAAATGCGtcaaagtttgaagttctaagcTCTAAGATAACCAAAAAGCAGAGAAACCCTCCTCCTCCTTATATAACATCAACACTTCAGCAAGATGCTGCTAACAAATTGGATTTTACATCAACATATACAATGAAACTTGCACAAAAGCTCTACGAGGGGATCCAGTTGTCTGATGGCAAGGCAACAGGATTGATTACTTACATCAGAACAGATGGGTTGCACATTTTAGATGAAGCTACCAAGGACATTCAATCCTATATCAGCGAAAGATATGGACAGAATTTTGCATCAAAGAATGCCCGTAAATACTTCAAGAAGGTAAAAAATGCTCAAGAGGCCCATGAAGCTATTAGACCCACTGATATCCGAAAGCTACCCTCAACGCTTGCTGGGGTGCTGGACGATGATGCACTTAGGCTATACAAACTTATATGGTCCCGTACCATGGCATGCCAGATGGAACCTGCTACAATCGAGCAGATACAAATTGATATTGGGAAACCTGACCAGTCCATAATCTTTCGTTCTGCAAGCTCAAAAGTACAGTTTCCTGGCTACCAAGCTGTCTACGAGGATGTGGAAACTAACTCAGTGAGAGATAATGAAAGTGGGAGGGATGATCGCTCTGAAGTATTTGAGGCTCTTAGGAATTTAACTGCTGGGGATCAAATGTATTTGGGTAAAGTAAAACTTGAGCAACACCACACTCAGCCTCCACCACGATACTCGGAGGGGTCTTTGGTTAAAAAGCTGGAGGAGCTTGGCATTGGAAGACCTTCCACTTATGCAACCACAATAAAAGTGTTAAAGGATAGGAATTATGTCACTGCCAAAGGCAGAACACTCTATCCTGAATTTCGTGGGCGTATGGTATCAGCATttctctctcattactttactgaAGTCACAGATTATAGCTTCACTGCCGACATGGAGACAGAACTTGATAATGTCTCTGCTGGTTTGACTGAATGGAAAGGCCTTTTGAGAGATTACTGGACTAGATTTAGCAAGTATTGTGAACATACTGGTAATGTGCACATTCATCAGGTGGAGAAGATGTTGGAGAAAACGTTTGGTGATTTTCTGTTTGCATCTCTTCCTGATGAAAGTAGGACATGCCCAAGCTGTCTTCAGGGAACTTTAATCTTCAAAGTGAGCAGGTTTGGTGCAGGCTATTTTATAGGTTGTGACCAACACCCAAAATGCAA GTATATTGCCAAGACATTATACGGTGAAGAGGATGAAGACATCACCTCGGAAGACACTAAAAGAAATGTAGAGCCGCCAAAGTTGCTGGGTGTCCATCCATCTTCAAATGAGAAG GTTCTTCTGAAGAATGGACCATATGGATACTATGTTCAGCTTGGAGAAGACAAGAAAGGATACGTTCCCAAGAGGGCTTCTCTTTCACAG GTGAAGGATATCACTTCTGTTACCTTGGAAGATGCCCTGGAGTTGCTGCGTTACCCTGTAACATTG GGAAACCATCCAGAAGATGACCAGCCTGTCATTTTAAAGCTTGCAAAGTTTGGATTTACAATCAGACATAGGCGAACAATTGCTTCAGTACCCAAG
- the LOC107814338 gene encoding protein PLASTID TRANSCRIPTIONALLY ACTIVE 14-like isoform X1 has product MVSSTILIQQPTNLFHQPEFHHQLWRPGYAAPLQKQPIILCSSNKGRSRPLRVTASANGAATASTLEGHDSSPTPSAFPLFTPPSQPQDTPAAQLELADPDFYKIGYVRSFRAYGIVFREGPDGFRVFASRDVEPLRRARVIMEIPLELMLTISKKLPWMFFPDIIPVGHPIFDIINSTNPETDSDLRLACLLLYAFDCKDNFWQLYGDFLPSDDECTSFLLATEEDLLELQDEKLASTMREQQHRALEFWEKNWHSAVPLKIKRLARDPERFIWAMSIAQSRCINLQMRIGALVQDANLLVPYADMMNHSFQPNCFFHWRFKDRMLEVMINAGQRIRKGDEMTVDYMAGQKNNFFLQRYGFSSPVNPWDVIHFTGEAKIHLDTFLSVFNISGLPGEYYHNTGRLSNDGDSFVDGAIIAAARTLPTWSDGDLPPIPSLERKAVKELQEECHQMLAEFPTTSDEDQKILDSMPDCRRTLEAAIKYRLHRKLLIEKVIQALDIYQDRILF; this is encoded by the exons ATGGTATCTTCCACCATTTTAATTCAACAACCAACAAACTTGTTCCACCAGCCAGAGTTTCACCATCAG TTGTGGAGACCTGGATATGCTGCACCGTTGCAAAAGCAACCCATTATTTTATGTAGTAGTAACAAGGGAAGAAGCAGACCCTTGAGAGTTACTGCAAGTGCTAATGGTGCTGCTACTGCTTCCACTCTAGAGGGTCATGATTCTTCTCCAACGCCTTCTGCATTTCCTCTTTTTACACCCCCTTCTCAACCCCAAGATACTCCTGCTGCTCAG CTGGAACTGGCAGATCCTGATTTCTATAAAATAGGATATGTTAGAAGTTTTCGAGCCTACGGAATTGTATTCAGGGAGGGACCGGATGGGTTTAGAGTGTTTGCTTCCAGAGACGTGGAGCCTCTCCGTCGAGCTAGG GTAATAATGGAAATTCCTCTAGAACTGATGTTAACCATAAGCAAAAAGCTTCCTTGGATGTTTTTTCCAGATATCATACCTGTGGGACATCCAATATTCGACATTATCAATTCAACTAATCCTGAG ACAGATTCGGATCTGAGGTTGGCATGCCTTCTTTTATATGCTTTTGATTGCAAGGACAACTTTTGGCAGCTTTATGGAGACTTCTTACCTAGTGATGATGAATGCACTAGCTTCCTTCTAGCTACTGAG GAGGACCTTTTGGAGTTGCAAGACGAGAAGCTTGCTTCAACCATGAGAGAACAGCAACATCGGGCACTTGAGttttgggagaaaaattgg CATTCTGCAGTACCCCTCAAAATAAAGCGTCTTGCTCGGGATCCTGAGAGATTTATTTGGGCAATGAGTATAGCACAATCTCGATGCATCAACTTGCAAATGAGAATTGGTGCACTGGTTCAAGATGCAAATTTGTTGGTACCTTATGCTG ACATGATGAATCATTCTTTCCAGCCAAACTGCTTTTTCCATTGGCGCTTCAAGGACCGCATGCTGGAGGTGATGATAAATGCAGGACAAAGAATTAGAAAAGGAGATGAG ATGACTGTTGACTACATGGCTGGACAGAAGAATAACTTTTTCCTGCAGAGATATGGTTTTTCATCGCCTGTG AATCCTTGGGATGTCATTCATTTCACTGGAGAAGCCAAAATTCATCTAGACACCTTCTTATCGGTCTTTAACATATCTGGCCTCCCTGGAGAATATTACCACAACA CAGGTAGGCTATCGAATGATGGAGATAGTTTTGTTGATGGAGCAATCATAGCAGCAGCGAGAACGTTACCTACTTGGTCAGATGGAGATCTCCCTCCAATTCCAAGTTTAGagaggaaagcagtaaaggagcTGCAAGAAGAATGCCACCAGATGCTTGCAGAATTCCCCACAACTTCTGACGAAGATCAGAAAATCCTAG ATTCTATGCCGGACTGCAGGAGAACACTTGAAGCAGCAATAAA GTATAGGTTACATAGGAAATTACTGATAGAGAAGGTTATACAAGCATTGGACATTTACCAAGATAGGATTCTGTTCTAG
- the LOC107814338 gene encoding protein PLASTID TRANSCRIPTIONALLY ACTIVE 14-like isoform X2: MVSSTILIQQPTNLFHQPEFHHQLWRPGYAAPLQKQPIILCSSNKGRSRPLRVTASANGAATASTLEGHDSSPTPSAFPLFTPPSQPQDTPAAQLELADPDFYKIGYVRSFRAYGIVFREGPDGFRVFASRDVEPLRRARVIMEIPLELMLTISKKLPWMFFPDIIPVGHPIFDIINSTNPETDSDLRLACLLLYAFDCKDNFWQLYGDFLPSDDECTSFLLATEEDLLELQDEKLASTMREQQHRALEFWEKNWHSAVPLKIKRLARDPERFIWAMSIAQSRCINLQMRIGALVQDANLLVPYADMMNHSFQPNCFFHWRFKDRMLEVMINAGQRIRKGDEMTVDYMAGQKNNFFLQRYGFSSPVNPWDVIHFTGEAKIHLDTFLSVFNISGLPGEYYHNSRLSNDGDSFVDGAIIAAARTLPTWSDGDLPPIPSLERKAVKELQEECHQMLAEFPTTSDEDQKILDSMPDCRRTLEAAIKYRLHRKLLIEKVIQALDIYQDRILF; the protein is encoded by the exons ATGGTATCTTCCACCATTTTAATTCAACAACCAACAAACTTGTTCCACCAGCCAGAGTTTCACCATCAG TTGTGGAGACCTGGATATGCTGCACCGTTGCAAAAGCAACCCATTATTTTATGTAGTAGTAACAAGGGAAGAAGCAGACCCTTGAGAGTTACTGCAAGTGCTAATGGTGCTGCTACTGCTTCCACTCTAGAGGGTCATGATTCTTCTCCAACGCCTTCTGCATTTCCTCTTTTTACACCCCCTTCTCAACCCCAAGATACTCCTGCTGCTCAG CTGGAACTGGCAGATCCTGATTTCTATAAAATAGGATATGTTAGAAGTTTTCGAGCCTACGGAATTGTATTCAGGGAGGGACCGGATGGGTTTAGAGTGTTTGCTTCCAGAGACGTGGAGCCTCTCCGTCGAGCTAGG GTAATAATGGAAATTCCTCTAGAACTGATGTTAACCATAAGCAAAAAGCTTCCTTGGATGTTTTTTCCAGATATCATACCTGTGGGACATCCAATATTCGACATTATCAATTCAACTAATCCTGAG ACAGATTCGGATCTGAGGTTGGCATGCCTTCTTTTATATGCTTTTGATTGCAAGGACAACTTTTGGCAGCTTTATGGAGACTTCTTACCTAGTGATGATGAATGCACTAGCTTCCTTCTAGCTACTGAG GAGGACCTTTTGGAGTTGCAAGACGAGAAGCTTGCTTCAACCATGAGAGAACAGCAACATCGGGCACTTGAGttttgggagaaaaattgg CATTCTGCAGTACCCCTCAAAATAAAGCGTCTTGCTCGGGATCCTGAGAGATTTATTTGGGCAATGAGTATAGCACAATCTCGATGCATCAACTTGCAAATGAGAATTGGTGCACTGGTTCAAGATGCAAATTTGTTGGTACCTTATGCTG ACATGATGAATCATTCTTTCCAGCCAAACTGCTTTTTCCATTGGCGCTTCAAGGACCGCATGCTGGAGGTGATGATAAATGCAGGACAAAGAATTAGAAAAGGAGATGAG ATGACTGTTGACTACATGGCTGGACAGAAGAATAACTTTTTCCTGCAGAGATATGGTTTTTCATCGCCTGTG AATCCTTGGGATGTCATTCATTTCACTGGAGAAGCCAAAATTCATCTAGACACCTTCTTATCGGTCTTTAACATATCTGGCCTCCCTGGAGAATATTACCACAACA GTAGGCTATCGAATGATGGAGATAGTTTTGTTGATGGAGCAATCATAGCAGCAGCGAGAACGTTACCTACTTGGTCAGATGGAGATCTCCCTCCAATTCCAAGTTTAGagaggaaagcagtaaaggagcTGCAAGAAGAATGCCACCAGATGCTTGCAGAATTCCCCACAACTTCTGACGAAGATCAGAAAATCCTAG ATTCTATGCCGGACTGCAGGAGAACACTTGAAGCAGCAATAAA GTATAGGTTACATAGGAAATTACTGATAGAGAAGGTTATACAAGCATTGGACATTTACCAAGATAGGATTCTGTTCTAG